A single region of the Halobellus ruber genome encodes:
- a CDS encoding electron transfer flavoprotein subunit beta/FixA family protein, translating into MEILTAIKRVPETGAKVSLTEDRTDIDTTSLGFTISPHEECAVEEGVQLVEEQGGNVTALTMGSPEATEQLREAIAMGADDGILVETDGEKRGPVATAKAIADEVDAADADFDLLVFGNESADSANHHVGVRVAEELGLPAVTGIKELDLDGNTLVAEREIPGGAEVFEVDLPAVVTVKEGLNDPRYPSMRAKMQARKASVDTVAAESYDDGLELVELEVPETDDSAAEILGDSPEAAGEAVDVLEELEVV; encoded by the coding sequence ATGGAGATACTCACCGCAATCAAACGCGTGCCGGAAACGGGCGCAAAAGTCAGCCTGACGGAGGACAGAACGGACATCGACACCACCTCGCTTGGGTTCACCATCAGCCCCCACGAGGAGTGTGCCGTCGAGGAGGGCGTCCAACTGGTCGAAGAGCAGGGCGGCAACGTCACCGCGCTCACGATGGGGAGCCCGGAGGCGACCGAACAGCTCCGAGAAGCCATCGCGATGGGCGCCGACGACGGCATCCTCGTCGAGACCGACGGCGAGAAGCGGGGACCGGTCGCGACCGCGAAGGCGATCGCCGACGAGGTCGACGCCGCCGACGCCGACTTCGATCTCCTGGTTTTCGGCAACGAGTCCGCCGACTCCGCGAACCACCACGTCGGCGTCCGGGTTGCCGAGGAGCTCGGCCTCCCCGCGGTCACCGGGATCAAGGAGTTGGACCTCGACGGCAACACCCTCGTGGCGGAACGCGAGATCCCCGGCGGCGCGGAGGTGTTCGAGGTGGACCTGCCAGCCGTCGTGACGGTCAAGGAGGGGCTGAACGATCCGCGATACCCCTCGATGCGGGCGAAGATGCAGGCCCGGAAGGCCTCCGTCGACACCGTCGCGGCCGAATCGTACGACGACGGCCTCGAGTTGGTCGAACTCGAAGTCCCCGAGACCGACGACAGCGCCGCCGAGATCCTCGGCGACAGCCCCGAGGCCGCCGGCGAGGCGGTCGACGTCCTCGAGGAACTGGAGGTGGTCTGA
- a CDS encoding GcvT family protein, whose translation MSTNDFPSNAGTVVIGSGIVGSSLVGELAERGRDDILLIDKGPLSDPGGSTGHASNFIFPVEHSKDMTQITSESRDIYREFGVFENSGGIEVARTEERMEELKRRVVSAKAFGEEAELLTAEEVGELVPFVNTDIVEGGFYSKGAGTCDPLRAGELYRQQAKDAGALRTAPNTEVTDLHVEDGEIAAVETDRGTVRADEVVIAAGLWSPKIAEMAGVDIPLTPAVHQLVSVGPIEFFEDTEGEINYPVVRDMDSRMYERQHGNDLEVGSYEHRPILWDVEDVPSIEESPLSPTQPPLTEDAFEQSMEHALEIVPEVLDDPGAGIRHSIDGLLSVTPDGHPLLGPIPEVDGLWSCAAIWIKEAPAIAREVSKWMTKGHPDIDIVAHDHVARFDEYGETDAFVESRAHEGFQKIYGIVHPREQWQSTRPLRTSGFYHRQQELDAEFFEAGGWERPRWFESNEDLVEEYDEEIEGLRRPNEWDSRWWSEITLAEHLHLRDNVGMIGDTGFGIFDVVGGDAAENMERICVAEMQSLDPGESVYTPVLAPNAGFVSDLTVARLGNNHYRVITGGAHAGQDKTWFGRHLEGDAELIGRSSELCTLGVWGPNAEALLDEITEEEMSAESFDFAEMKDVTVGPVEVKAFRISYVGEFGWELYCPMEKGQRLWDTVYEAGQEYDIRPVGTGVYGETGRMEKGYRLMGAELEIDYNPAEAGLTLHGVKEEDFVGKEAYAEALDSETAATLCTMSVTDHAPDGGEPRFMTGGEPILDGDGNVLIDDEGRRSYVTSAGTGPSVGKHLLMAYLPREYATEGRELQVEYFGQQYPVEVEVAGYGGVFDPDNARLFRNEY comes from the coding sequence ATGAGCACGAACGACTTCCCGTCGAACGCGGGTACGGTAGTCATCGGATCTGGTATCGTCGGCAGCTCCCTCGTCGGGGAGCTCGCCGAGCGGGGACGCGACGACATCCTCCTGATCGACAAGGGCCCCCTCTCCGATCCCGGCGGCTCGACCGGCCACGCCTCGAACTTCATCTTCCCGGTCGAGCACAGCAAGGATATGACCCAAATCACCTCCGAGAGCCGGGACATCTACCGGGAGTTCGGCGTCTTCGAGAACTCCGGGGGGATCGAGGTCGCCCGGACCGAAGAGCGGATGGAGGAGCTGAAGCGCCGCGTCGTCTCGGCGAAGGCGTTCGGCGAGGAGGCCGAACTCCTCACCGCCGAGGAGGTCGGGGAACTCGTCCCCTTCGTCAACACCGACATCGTCGAGGGCGGCTTCTACAGCAAGGGCGCGGGCACCTGTGACCCGCTCCGCGCCGGCGAGCTGTACCGACAGCAGGCCAAAGACGCGGGTGCGCTCCGGACCGCCCCCAACACCGAGGTGACCGACCTCCACGTCGAGGACGGCGAGATCGCCGCCGTCGAGACCGACCGCGGAACGGTCCGGGCCGACGAGGTCGTGATCGCCGCCGGGCTGTGGAGCCCCAAGATCGCCGAGATGGCCGGCGTCGACATCCCGCTGACGCCCGCCGTCCACCAGCTTGTTTCGGTCGGGCCGATCGAGTTCTTCGAGGACACCGAAGGCGAGATCAACTACCCCGTCGTCCGGGATATGGACTCGCGGATGTACGAGCGCCAACACGGCAACGACCTCGAGGTCGGCTCCTACGAGCACCGCCCGATCCTCTGGGACGTCGAGGACGTCCCCTCGATCGAGGAGTCGCCGCTGTCGCCGACCCAGCCGCCGCTCACCGAGGACGCCTTCGAGCAGTCGATGGAGCACGCCTTAGAGATCGTGCCGGAGGTCCTCGACGACCCCGGCGCGGGGATCCGTCACTCCATCGACGGGCTGCTGTCGGTGACGCCCGACGGCCACCCGCTTCTCGGCCCGATCCCGGAGGTCGATGGGCTGTGGTCGTGTGCCGCCATCTGGATCAAGGAGGCGCCCGCGATCGCGCGGGAGGTCTCGAAGTGGATGACGAAGGGCCACCCCGACATCGACATCGTTGCCCACGACCACGTCGCCCGGTTCGACGAGTACGGCGAGACCGATGCGTTCGTCGAGAGCCGTGCCCACGAGGGGTTCCAGAAGATCTACGGCATCGTCCACCCCCGCGAGCAGTGGCAGTCCACCCGGCCGCTCCGGACCAGCGGCTTCTACCACCGCCAACAGGAGCTCGACGCCGAGTTCTTCGAGGCCGGCGGGTGGGAGCGCCCCCGGTGGTTCGAGTCCAACGAGGACCTCGTCGAGGAGTACGACGAGGAGATCGAGGGGCTGCGCCGTCCCAACGAGTGGGACAGCCGGTGGTGGTCGGAGATCACGCTCGCCGAGCACCTCCATCTGCGTGACAACGTCGGGATGATCGGCGACACCGGGTTCGGGATCTTCGACGTCGTCGGCGGCGACGCCGCGGAGAATATGGAGCGGATCTGCGTTGCGGAGATGCAGTCGCTCGATCCCGGCGAGTCGGTGTATACTCCGGTCTTGGCGCCCAACGCCGGCTTCGTCTCCGACCTGACGGTGGCGCGGCTCGGAAACAACCACTACCGCGTCATCACCGGCGGCGCCCACGCCGGCCAGGACAAGACCTGGTTCGGCCGGCATCTGGAGGGCGACGCAGAACTGATCGGCCGGTCCTCGGAGCTGTGTACGCTGGGCGTGTGGGGCCCGAACGCCGAGGCCCTGCTGGACGAGATCACCGAGGAGGAGATGAGCGCCGAGAGCTTCGACTTCGCCGAGATGAAGGACGTCACCGTCGGTCCGGTGGAGGTCAAGGCGTTCCGCATCTCCTACGTCGGCGAGTTCGGGTGGGAGCTGTACTGCCCGATGGAGAAGGGCCAGCGCCTCTGGGACACCGTCTACGAGGCCGGCCAGGAGTACGACATCCGCCCGGTCGGCACCGGCGTCTACGGCGAGACCGGCCGGATGGAGAAGGGCTACCGGCTGATGGGCGCGGAACTGGAGATCGACTACAACCCCGCCGAGGCCGGCCTGACGCTCCACGGGGTCAAAGAGGAAGACTTCGTCGGCAAGGAGGCCTACGCCGAGGCGCTCGATTCGGAGACCGCCGCAACCCTGTGTACGATGTCGGTCACCGACCACGCCCCCGACGGCGGCGAGCCCCGGTTCATGACGGGCGGCGAGCCGATCCTCGACGGGGACGGCAACGTCCTGATCGACGACGAGGGGCGGCGGTCCTACGTCACCTCCGCCGGCACCGGCCCGTCAGTGGGCAAGCACCTCCTGATGGCGTACCTGCCGCGGGAGTACGCCACGGAGGGCCGGGAGCTACAGGTCGAGTACTTCGGCCAGCAGTACCCCGTCGAGGTCGAGGTCGCCGGCTACGGCGGCGTGTTCGACCCGGACAACGCGCGGCTGTTCCGCAACGAGTACTGA
- a CDS encoding electron transfer flavoprotein subunit alpha/FixB family protein, with protein sequence MVLTYVEYDDGGVDDVSLEALTLARDVADAEGESLEAIAFGADAEGVAAELGAHGVASLTTVDHGDLDGYAPEGYARAIVQYAEESGAGTVIAPGTDRGAETLSHVAAKLDETMAAEVTDVDVGDAYEITRQRWGGTLIEHAELHADTNLLTVAANELSAADTGGDPAAVSTFTPDLQPSDLRVKLDRVEESDAEGIPLAEARVVVSGGRGTDGDFSEIDALAERVPNAAVGSSRAAVNEGWRPHDDQIGQTGNKIAPELYVPCGISGAVQHMVGCKGAENILAINTDPEAAIMQKADYAIVADLHETAPAIAEELEARGHAE encoded by the coding sequence ATGGTGCTCACCTACGTCGAATACGACGACGGCGGCGTCGACGACGTCTCCCTGGAGGCGCTGACGCTCGCCCGCGACGTCGCCGACGCCGAGGGCGAGTCGCTGGAGGCGATCGCGTTCGGCGCCGACGCCGAGGGCGTCGCCGCGGAACTCGGCGCACACGGGGTTGCGTCGCTGACGACTGTCGACCACGGCGACCTGGACGGGTACGCGCCGGAGGGGTACGCCCGGGCGATCGTCCAGTACGCCGAGGAGTCCGGCGCGGGGACCGTGATCGCCCCCGGGACCGACCGCGGGGCGGAGACGCTGTCGCACGTCGCCGCGAAGCTCGACGAGACGATGGCCGCGGAGGTCACCGACGTCGACGTCGGCGACGCCTACGAGATCACCCGCCAGCGGTGGGGCGGCACGCTGATCGAACACGCCGAACTCCACGCCGACACCAACCTGCTCACGGTCGCCGCAAACGAGCTGTCGGCCGCCGACACCGGGGGCGACCCGGCCGCGGTGTCGACGTTCACGCCCGACCTCCAACCGTCGGACCTCCGGGTCAAACTCGACCGCGTCGAGGAGTCCGACGCCGAGGGCATCCCGCTGGCGGAGGCCCGCGTCGTCGTCTCCGGGGGTCGCGGCACCGACGGCGACTTCTCGGAGATCGACGCGCTGGCCGAGCGGGTCCCCAACGCCGCGGTCGGCTCCTCGCGGGCGGCGGTCAACGAGGGGTGGCGCCCCCACGACGACCAGATCGGCCAGACCGGAAACAAGATCGCCCCCGAACTGTACGTTCCCTGTGGGATCAGCGGCGCCGTCCAGCACATGGTCGGGTGTAAGGGCGCCGAGAACATCCTCGCGATCAACACCGATCCCGAGGCGGCGATCATGCAGAAGGCCGACTACGCGATCGTCGCGGACCTCCACGAAACCGCGCCCGCGATCGCCGAGGAGTTGGAAGCTCGCGGCCACGCGGAGTAG